Part of the Subtercola frigoramans genome, CGATGTCCTCGGGCCGGTTGCTGGCGCAGCACCGGGTCGCGCCGCATTCGCAGTCGCATTCGTGACCGGCTTGGCACGCGGCGCCGAGTCGCTCGGATCCCAGTCGGTCGGCCCAGCGTCGATCGGAATCTCGCTGGACGGGTCGGCCCACGCAGCAGCAACGCTGGATTCGTCGTAGTCGGGAATGTCCCCTTCGGGGATGTCGTCAGGAAGGTCGTCGGGAACGAAGTCCGGGATGCCTGCCGTGGGGTCGGTCGAGCTGGAGCCTGGGCGCAGGGTACCGTTCGGGCGACCGGCGGCCTTCTGCACCGGGCTCTGAGCGGGCCGCTGCGAAGACACTCGCGCTGACGGGCTCTGGTCTGGCGAGAGGCTCGGCTCAGCATCCCGGTGCCGGAGCGGCGACGGGCTCTGGGCCGGCGCCTGGTTCGGGTTCGGGATGCTCATGGGAATCGCCCCCGCACGCAGGGGTTCGTCACCCGGCTCGGGCGCAGAGGTGGGGATGGCGACGGTCGGCCACGATGCGCGGCCCGCGCCGCCGGCTGTTGCCGTGCGAGTTGGTGCGCCGGAAGATGGTCTGCCGGTTGTGGCCGAGCCGGTGGAGGCAGGGCGAGTCGGTGCCGAACCAGTCGACGCCGGGCGGGCAGGCGACGCTGGCGGCGTTGCACTCCCGGGTGCCGGGACCTGCGGCCCTGTGCCCCCCTGCGCCCGAACGGCGGGCCCCGCAGAAGGCTGCCCCGAGGCAGGCTGAGTCGACGCTACCGGGGTTGACGAACCTGGAGTAGAGGAAGCTCGAGGCGACGCAACCGGCACGGACGCACTCGGCACAGCACCAGTCGGCGCTGAACCAGGAGTCACTGAACCAGTAGTCACCGACGCGCTGGGAGTCGGCGGATGTGTCGGTGCCTGCGAGGCGGCTGCGGCTGCGCCTCCCCCGACTCCTCCACCTGCGACGTCGACCCTCGCGATGAACTTCACCCGCAGACCGATGATCTCGAGGATCGCCTGGCGGAGGTACTCGCTGACCCCCTGGCCGGGCGCCTGCTGCTCTTTGAAGCTCGCGACATCGTTCTCGCTCGGAAAGCTCAGCGTGAGAACATCGCCCGCGAGGGCGCGGACCGAGGCGGTGTAGACGACCATCCATGCCGTGCGTTTTGCCCTCTGCACCGCTTCGAGTACTTCGGGCCAGGCGTCACGCAACTGTTCGAGCGTGACCTCGCCGGGAACGGCCGCTGCGACGGGCGCGGGTGCGTGATGATCGGCGAGGGCGGCCGCGAGGGCCTCGTCTTTCGCCGATTCCGGTGCCCCTGCGCCTCGAGGAGCGCCCCCGGATGCTGAACCGGCAGTCGAACCCGCCGCCTGGATCTGGGGTGCCTGCGCGTCCCCGCCCGGTGCCTGCGCGCCCGCATCACGAACAGCTGTAGCAGGATCTGCTGCTCCACCTGCCGCTGTTGCAGCCGAAGCTGCACCAGCTGACGGCGCAACAGCGAGGGGGGCGCCGTCGACGCCCACGCGCCGCTCGAGACGCTCGACACGGGCAAGCGCCCCGCGAGCCGTGTCGTCGCTCGCCGGAACCAGCACCCGCGCGATCATGAGCTCGAGGTGCAGTCGCGGAGACGTCGCCCCGGTCATCTCGGTGAGAGCCGCGTTGACGATGTCGGCGGTACGGGAGAGTTCAGCCGCGCCGAACAGCGTCGCCTGCTGCTGCATCTGCAGCAGGTCGTCTTGCGGCATTCCGCGCAGCACCGCAGAGGCGTTCTCGGCCGTCGCCGCCACGATGATCACGTCACGCAGCCGCTCGAGCAGGTCTTCGACGAAGCGGCGGGGGTCCTGCCCGGTCTGGATGACCCGATCAACTGCCCCGAACGCCGCCGCAGAATCGTGCGCGCCCAGCGCGTCGACCACTTCGCCGAGCAGTGACGAGTGCGTGTACCCGAGCAGCGCCACGGCCCGCTCGTACTCGATGCGGTTACTCTCGGAGCCCGCGATGAGCTGGTCGAGCAGAGAAAGCGTGTCGCGAGCGGAGCCGCCACCGGCACGCACCACGAGGGGCAGCACCCCTGGTGCCGCCGTGACTCCCTCGATCTCGCACAGGGCCTGCACGTACTCGAGCAGCTGGGCGGGCGGGATGAGCCGGAACGGATAGTGGTGTGTGCGCGACCGGATGGTACCGATCACCTTGTCGGGCTCGGTGGTCGCGAAGATGAACTTGATGTGCTCCGGCGGCTCTTCGACGATCTTCAGCAGCGCGTTGAAGCCCTGCGGGGTGACCATGTGCGCTTCGTCGAGGATGAAGATCTTGTAGCGGTCGCGGGCGGGAGCAAAGACGGCACGTTCGCGCAGGTCTCGTGCATCATCCACCCCGTTGTGGCTCGCCGCGTCGATCTCGACGACGTCGAGCGAACCCGAGCCGTCGCGGCTGAGCTCCACACAACTCGGGCAGACACCGCACGGGGTGTCGGTGGGGCCCTCAGCGCAATTCAGGCAACGCGCCAGGATGCGGGCAGAGGTCGTCTTGCCGCAGCCGCGCGGCCCTGAGAAGAGGTACGCGTGGTTCACCCGGTTGGTCCGCAGCGCGGTCATCAGCGGCTCTGTGACCTGTGACTGGCCGATCATTTCGCCGAACGTCTCAGGTCTGTAGCGGCGGTAGAGGGCTGTGACCATGGCACCAATCGTATCCGCCACCGCCGACACGCGGGCCCGTCCCGCTGAAGCTGTGAAGGCGTTCCACCAATCGTCGGCCCTGAGTCAAACCTCGGCACTATGTGGCGAGATCGGGCTCAGGGCCGACGGTTGGTCGATTCGCCGGCTGCGTTACGAAAGTCCGGGTTGCCGGATGCCCGGCTCACACCGTTCGCGCACGACGGATGCCTGACTCACCCTGCGCGAACAATCCAACGAACCTCAGCCCAACCGGCGCGCTATACGCGTCGGACCCGCCCAGGTTCGTCCGTTTGTGCCCGGATCCACCTCGGCGGCGGCCTTCCGCCCTGCTGGACGGCTTCTCCGCACCGACCTGGCGTGGCACGCCCCCTGATCCTCGCGTGAAGGGCCGCTCCCGCCAGCTCGGCGCCTGCGCAGGGCGTCGGGCGCAGGGACGGGCGTGAGTCGCGAATCAGGCGAGCGCGGCCGCGACGTCAGACGAGCGCAACAGCGGCGACCGGCGCGTTCGCCTCGGCCAGCCCGGCCCCGAGAAGCTTCAGCAGGCGCGGCGCATCGAGCTGCGGCAACACGGCCTCGATGAGCACGAGCTTGTCGGGCGTGCGCGCGGCGAGGGCCAGGGCATCCGCCAGCTCGGCTGCCGTGGTCGCCAAAGCGGTCACCGCGCGGTCAGCGGCACCGAACGCGGCGGGCAGGGCCGTCCAGTTCCACGGCGTCACGTCCTGGTAGATCGCGTTCGGGCTCTGAATTGCCCGCTCGATCGTGTACCCCGCATTGTTCAGCACGACGATCACGGGCGTGAGCCCGCGGTGCAGGATGCTCGCCAATTCCTGCACCGTCAGCTGCGCCGACCCGTCCCCGATCAGCAGCACGGCGCGCTTCTCCGGTGCCGCAAGGCAGGCGCCGAGGGTCGCAGGCAACGTGAATCCGATCGACGACCAGACCGGTTGGCCCAGCAGGTCGCAGTTGTCGGGCAGCGTAAGGTCGACCGCGCCGAAGAACGCCGTGCCGGCTTCAGCGATAACAGTGGTGTTCGGCGTGAGGAAGCCCTGGATCTGCGGCCAGAAACTCGCGTGCGTGAGGGCGTCGTCACCCGGAACATCGGGTGCGACGGCGGCCTGGACACTGCTGCCGACCTGGGCCGCTGCGCCTGCGGCATCTGTCCCGGCAACACCAGCGTCTGCTGCAGAGTGCGGCTCTCCCCCTTCACGCGTCGGCGCGACACTCGGCGCCGCCCCAACCGCATCACTCGGGGAACCCCCCGCCGGCGTCCCGGTAGCAGCGGCGACGTCACTTTCGTCGTCGCGGGCAGCACCACGGGCGACGTCGATGGGCGGCACCTGGTCGAGCCGGGCATCCTGCAGCACTTCGTTGAGCACTCGCAGCGAGTCTTCGAGCTGCACGCCGAAGAAAGTCGATTCGCCGACCCGCGCCCAGCTCATTGCCAACTCGACAGCCTGTTCGGGGTCGAAGCGGTGGGTGAAGAAGCCGGTCAGCAGGTCGCTCATGATCGTTCCGGCGAGCACGAGCAGGGGCGCGTCGTCGATGGCGCGGCGGGCTTCGTCGACGCGGGTGTGGGCGCCGATGTAGGTTCCGATGCTGGCGGGGTGCGACTCGTCGAGAATCGCCTTCGAGCCGCTCTGGGTCGCGATGTAGACGCCGGGCGCGTCGGCAATGCACCGGATGACCGGCTCCAGGTGCCGCCGGTGAACCCGTGGCCCCACCAACAGGCTCACGCTACGGGCCGAGAACACGGCCCCGCGAAGAGCTGCCGCGAAACGTTCGAGCTGCCGGTCGTTGCTGCCGAAGGGAGCGAGTGGCTCGCGCAGGTTCGCGGCCGAGACGGTGGCGACGGCGACGTCGGCCGGAACGCCGATGTACACGGGCTTCGACTCATTGAGGGCGGTGAGCAGAATGCGGTCGATGTCGGCGGGCGCGGTTGCTGTCTTGACGACGACGGAGGCCGCCGTGACCTGGTCGTAGGCACGCACGAAGTGTTCGAAATCACCGTCGGCGAGGGTGTGGTGCAACAGTGCGCCGGCCATCTGGGCGGAGGTCTGGGGCATGCCGGTGATCTGCACGACGGGCACGTCTTCGGCGAAACTGCCGGCCACGCCGTTGATCGCGGAGAGCTCGCCGACACCGAAGGTCGTGACGACGGCGCCGATGCCGCGGCGGATGCGCGCATACCCGTCGGCGGCGTAGGACGCGTTGAGCTCGTTGGTCGCGCCGACCCACTCTGTGCCGTCGACAGCGAGCATCTCGTCGAGCAGGCTGAGGTTGAAGTCTCCGGGCAGGCCGAAGAGATGCGGGGCCCCGAGCTGCACGAGACGGGTCGCGAGGTAGGCACCGACCGTGACGCGAGCGGGAGCAGGGCTGTTGGGCGCCGTCTGGGCGAAGTCACTGGTCATACCGACAAGTAGAGACGCACTGGGCGATTTGCGCAATCGGCTGTATTCCGCTTGATCAGATTGACCAGTATTCTGATGGTCCATGCGCAGGAGGTTCGCACTATGCCCGACATCGACGCCACCGACCGGCGCATCCTGCGAGCGCTCGACGACGACCCGCGAGCGCCCGTCCTGCTGCTCGCCCAGCGCCTGGGCCTGGCGAGGGGTACGATCCAGGCCCGGCTCGACCGCCTGACGCGCTCCAACTCACTGCTCGCGCACAGCGTGCGGGTGGAGCCGGCTGGCCTCGGGCTCCCCATCCGCGCGTTCGTGACGGCGGAAGTCGAGCAGGATACCTTCGACCAGACGATTCACGCCCTGGCGGGCATCCGCGAGGTCATCGAATGTTCGGCCATCGCTGGAGCCGACGACATCATCTGCCAGGTCGTCGCCCGCGACCCGGATGATCTGTACGAAGTGGGGCAGGCGATCCTCCGTTGCCCGGGCATCCGTCGCACCGCCACCTCGATCGTGCTCCG contains:
- a CDS encoding Lrp/AsnC family transcriptional regulator — protein: MPDIDATDRRILRALDDDPRAPVLLLAQRLGLARGTIQARLDRLTRSNSLLAHSVRVEPAGLGLPIRAFVTAEVEQDTFDQTIHALAGIREVIECSAIAGADDIICQVVARDPDDLYEVGQAILRCPGIRRTATSIVLRQLMPHRMAQLLVD
- a CDS encoding DNA polymerase III subunit gamma and tau, with the protein product MVTALYRRYRPETFGEMIGQSQVTEPLMTALRTNRVNHAYLFSGPRGCGKTTSARILARCLNCAEGPTDTPCGVCPSCVELSRDGSGSLDVVEIDAASHNGVDDARDLRERAVFAPARDRYKIFILDEAHMVTPQGFNALLKIVEEPPEHIKFIFATTEPDKVIGTIRSRTHHYPFRLIPPAQLLEYVQALCEIEGVTAAPGVLPLVVRAGGGSARDTLSLLDQLIAGSESNRIEYERAVALLGYTHSSLLGEVVDALGAHDSAAAFGAVDRVIQTGQDPRRFVEDLLERLRDVIIVAATAENASAVLRGMPQDDLLQMQQQATLFGAAELSRTADIVNAALTEMTGATSPRLHLELMIARVLVPASDDTARGALARVERLERRVGVDGAPLAVAPSAGAASAATAAGGAADPATAVRDAGAQAPGGDAQAPQIQAAGSTAGSASGGAPRGAGAPESAKDEALAAALADHHAPAPVAAAVPGEVTLEQLRDAWPEVLEAVQRAKRTAWMVVYTASVRALAGDVLTLSFPSENDVASFKEQQAPGQGVSEYLRQAILEIIGLRVKFIARVDVAGGGVGGGAAAAASQAPTHPPTPSASVTTGSVTPGSAPTGAVPSASVPVASPRASSTPGSSTPVASTQPASGQPSAGPAVRAQGGTGPQVPAPGSATPPASPARPASTGSAPTRPASTGSATTGRPSSGAPTRTATAGGAGRASWPTVAIPTSAPEPGDEPLRAGAIPMSIPNPNQAPAQSPSPLRHRDAEPSLSPDQSPSARVSSQRPAQSPVQKAAGRPNGTLRPGSSSTDPTAGIPDFVPDDLPDDIPEGDIPDYDESSVAAAWADPSSEIPIDAGPTDWDPSDSAPRAKPVTNATANAARPGAAPATGPRTSTPDAPSTQAPRGTTPASPRPGTTPPAAPRSGGSTGSRAAAEPRSSGPRFGEKERYGEAVVREILGASFIEERPVAPRSNPGMAPGRDS
- a CDS encoding alpha-keto acid decarboxylase family protein — translated: MTSDFAQTAPNSPAPARVTVGAYLATRLVQLGAPHLFGLPGDFNLSLLDEMLAVDGTEWVGATNELNASYAADGYARIRRGIGAVVTTFGVGELSAINGVAGSFAEDVPVVQITGMPQTSAQMAGALLHHTLADGDFEHFVRAYDQVTAASVVVKTATAPADIDRILLTALNESKPVYIGVPADVAVATVSAANLREPLAPFGSNDRQLERFAAALRGAVFSARSVSLLVGPRVHRRHLEPVIRCIADAPGVYIATQSGSKAILDESHPASIGTYIGAHTRVDEARRAIDDAPLLVLAGTIMSDLLTGFFTHRFDPEQAVELAMSWARVGESTFFGVQLEDSLRVLNEVLQDARLDQVPPIDVARGAARDDESDVAAATGTPAGGSPSDAVGAAPSVAPTREGGEPHSAADAGVAGTDAAGAAAQVGSSVQAAVAPDVPGDDALTHASFWPQIQGFLTPNTTVIAEAGTAFFGAVDLTLPDNCDLLGQPVWSSIGFTLPATLGACLAAPEKRAVLLIGDGSAQLTVQELASILHRGLTPVIVVLNNAGYTIERAIQSPNAIYQDVTPWNWTALPAAFGAADRAVTALATTAAELADALALAARTPDKLVLIEAVLPQLDAPRLLKLLGAGLAEANAPVAAVALV